Proteins from one Blattabacterium cuenoti genomic window:
- the metE gene encoding 5-methyltetrahydropteroyltriglutamate--homocysteine S-methyltransferase, whose protein sequence is MLKHNLGYPRIGIQRELKKACEAYWSNKINSEELFQVGKKIRKENWKIQEMANLDLIPCNDFSFYDHVLDMSFLLGSIPDSYLSVPIENNIDLYFSMARGFQENGLDIKAMEMTKWFNTNYHYIVPEFNKNQKFYIFSKKIFEELEELKKILKSVKKIKPVLIGPVSYLFLGKEKDKYFHRMDLIENIVPVYIEIIKNLKNKGVDWIQLDEPILVLDMSEKEKQAFTYAYKKISKSEKNILLTSYFDGILENISLLRDIPIKSLHIDLVEDSKQLERVLNFVKESKIILSLGIINGRNIWKNNYTHSVNKIEKTIESIGYDRVMIAPNCSLLHVPINIEYERFIHEDIKNIMSFAQQKIYELNDLECIIKGNTDILLNNFSLLEKSSKSSIFHDKKIKEKIKKIKNEDIQRENTFNIRQIKQKEKFNLPLFPTTTIGSFPQTKEIRSLRNKFRKKELNKEEYDQKIQCLIVDVIKKQEEIDLDVLVHGEFERSDMVEYFSDKLNGILSTENGWVQSYGSRCVKPPVIYGDVSRTGDMTIDWICFAQKKTKKLVKGMLTGPVTILQWSFVREDQPIYHTSYQIAWSIREEVLSLEKYGIQIIQIDEPALREGLPLKKKNWKHYLNWAIQSFRLSSSGVKDETQIHTHMCYSEFNDIIEHIADLDADVITMETSRSKMELLKAFSVFSYPNEIGPGVYDIHSPRIPTVEEIFDLIEKASKKLPIQNIWVNPDCGLKTRKWEEVLKSLKNMTEAAKIARMKLSNRPS, encoded by the coding sequence ATGCTGAAACATAATTTGGGTTATCCTCGAATAGGAATACAGAGAGAATTAAAAAAAGCTTGTGAAGCTTATTGGTCCAATAAAATTAATTCGGAAGAGTTATTTCAAGTGGGGAAAAAAATAAGGAAAGAAAATTGGAAGATACAGGAAATGGCAAATTTAGATCTTATTCCATGTAATGACTTTAGTTTTTACGATCATGTTCTAGACATGTCCTTTTTATTAGGATCTATTCCAGATTCTTATCTTTCCGTTCCAATTGAGAATAATATTGATTTATATTTTTCTATGGCAAGAGGATTTCAAGAAAATGGATTGGATATAAAGGCTATGGAAATGACTAAATGGTTCAACACAAACTATCACTATATAGTTCCAGAATTTAATAAAAATCAAAAATTTTATATTTTCTCTAAAAAAATTTTTGAGGAATTAGAAGAATTAAAAAAAATATTAAAATCAGTCAAAAAAATAAAACCTGTATTAATAGGACCAGTTTCTTACCTTTTTTTAGGAAAAGAAAAAGATAAATATTTTCATAGAATGGATTTAATTGAAAATATTGTTCCTGTTTATATAGAAATTATCAAAAATCTAAAGAATAAAGGAGTTGATTGGATTCAATTAGATGAACCAATTTTAGTCTTAGACATGTCTGAAAAAGAAAAACAAGCATTTACATATGCTTATAAAAAAATATCGAAATCAGAAAAAAATATTTTATTAACTTCTTATTTTGATGGAATTTTAGAGAATATTTCTCTTCTTAGAGATATTCCTATAAAATCTTTGCATATAGATTTAGTTGAAGATTCAAAACAATTGGAAAGAGTATTAAATTTTGTAAAAGAATCAAAAATAATTTTGTCCTTAGGGATTATTAATGGAAGAAATATATGGAAAAATAATTATACTCATTCAGTTAATAAAATAGAAAAAACAATAGAATCTATAGGATACGATCGTGTTATGATAGCTCCTAATTGTTCTCTTTTACATGTTCCTATAAATATAGAGTATGAACGATTTATTCATGAGGATATAAAAAACATAATGTCTTTTGCTCAACAAAAAATTTATGAATTAAATGATTTAGAATGTATTATAAAAGGGAATACAGATATTTTATTAAATAATTTCTCCTTACTAGAGAAATCTAGTAAATCTTCTATTTTTCATGATAAAAAAATAAAAGAAAAAATAAAAAAAATAAAAAATGAAGATATACAAAGAGAAAATACTTTTAATATTAGACAAATAAAACAAAAAGAAAAATTTAATCTTCCTTTGTTTCCAACAACTACTATAGGATCTTTCCCTCAAACAAAAGAAATACGAAGTTTGAGAAATAAATTTCGTAAAAAAGAATTAAATAAAGAGGAATATGATCAAAAAATACAATGTCTGATTGTAGATGTTATAAAAAAACAAGAAGAAATAGATTTAGACGTTTTGGTACATGGTGAATTTGAAAGAAGTGACATGGTAGAATATTTTTCAGATAAATTAAATGGAATTCTCTCTACTGAGAATGGATGGGTTCAAAGTTATGGTAGTAGATGTGTAAAACCTCCTGTTATTTATGGAGACGTTAGCCGTACTGGTGATATGACTATTGATTGGATATGTTTTGCTCAAAAAAAAACAAAAAAGTTAGTAAAAGGAATGTTGACGGGACCGGTTACAATTTTACAATGGTCTTTTGTAAGGGAAGATCAGCCTATTTATCATACTTCTTATCAAATAGCTTGGTCTATTAGGGAAGAAGTTTTATCTTTAGAAAAGTATGGAATACAAATAATTCAAATTGACGAACCTGCTCTTAGAGAAGGATTACCTTTGAAAAAAAAGAATTGGAAACATTATTTGAATTGGGCAATTCAATCTTTTCGACTATCTTCAAGTGGGGTAAAAGATGAAACTCAGATTCATACACATATGTGTTACAGTGAATTTAATGATATTATAGAACATATTGCAGACCTGGATGCGGATGTAATTACTATGGAAACTTCTAGATCCAAAATGGAATTGTTAAAAGCCTTTTCTGTTTTTTCTTATCCTAACGAAATAGGACCGGGAGTATATGACATACATTCTCCTAGAATTCCTACTGTAGAAGAAATTTTTGATTTAATAGAAAAAGCTTCTAAAAAGTTACCAATACAAAATATTTGGGTGAACCCAGATTGTGGCTTAAAAACTAGAAAATGGGAAGAAGTGTTAAAATCTTTGAAAAATATGACAGAAGCTGCAAAAATAGCAAGAATGAAACTATCCAATCGGCCTTCTTAA
- a CDS encoding putative sugar nucleotidyl transferase: MDFILYDGIEWRSLFPITLTRSVSEIRLGLFTIKDRWEKYIGNKVSGIVTQPFLSMKYSFNSLINNEFIYHNILLINSSFLPNEELINMIFTLKENEAVFFQEKIVVVKKNFSSYVKKENLISFKKKHEIKNLIHIQYPWDIFINNKTVLKKDFVFFTKGKKSFSLLGKNSVLCKNRIFLEEDIKANNVVLNAQLGPIYIEKEVEIMEGSVIRGPAFIGNKSILNIGSKIYGGTTIGRSCKIGGEIINSVIFSYSNKAHDGFLGNTVLGEWCNLGAGTNVSNLRNDYGKVTVWNYEKKDFIPIDIQFFGMIVGDHSKSGINTQFNTATVVGVSASIFGYGFSPRYVPSFSFGGIQKKKKIPFHQVCTTADIMMKRRNLYFSILDKKILEYLYQLLDI, from the coding sequence ATGGATTTTATATTGTATGATGGAATAGAATGGAGAAGCTTATTTCCTATAACATTGACAAGATCTGTATCAGAAATTCGTTTGGGATTGTTCACTATCAAAGATAGATGGGAAAAATATATTGGGAATAAAGTATCTGGAATTGTTACACAACCATTTCTTTCAATGAAATATTCATTTAATTCATTAATAAATAATGAGTTTATTTATCATAATATATTACTAATCAATTCTTCGTTTCTTCCAAACGAAGAGTTGATTAATATGATATTTACCTTAAAAGAAAATGAGGCTGTTTTTTTTCAAGAAAAGATTGTAGTTGTAAAAAAAAATTTTTCCTCTTATGTAAAAAAAGAAAATTTAATTTCCTTTAAAAAGAAACATGAAATTAAAAATTTAATTCATATACAATATCCATGGGATATATTTATAAATAATAAAACTGTTCTAAAAAAAGATTTTGTTTTTTTTACAAAAGGGAAAAAATCTTTTTCTTTATTGGGAAAAAATTCTGTTCTTTGCAAGAACAGAATTTTTTTGGAAGAAGATATAAAAGCAAATAATGTTGTATTGAATGCTCAATTAGGACCAATATATATTGAAAAGGAAGTCGAAATAATGGAGGGATCTGTAATAAGAGGACCAGCATTTATTGGTAATAAATCCATATTAAATATTGGTTCAAAAATATATGGAGGAACAACTATTGGACGTTCTTGCAAAATAGGTGGAGAAATTATAAATTCCGTAATTTTTTCTTATTCGAACAAAGCTCATGATGGATTTTTAGGAAATACTGTTTTAGGAGAGTGGTGCAATTTAGGAGCTGGAACTAATGTTTCTAATTTGAGAAATGATTATGGGAAAGTAACAGTTTGGAATTATGAAAAAAAAGATTTTATTCCTATTGATATACAATTTTTTGGTATGATTGTAGGTGATCATTCTAAATCTGGAATAAATACTCAATTTAATACAGCTACAGTGGTAGGAGTTAGTGCTAGTATTTTTGGATACGGATTTTCACCTAGGTATGTTCCTTCTTTTTCTTTTGGTGGAATACAAAAAAAAAAAAAGATACCTTTTCATCAAGTTTGTACAACTGCTGATATTATGATGAAAAGAAGGAACCTATATTTTTCCATTTTAGATAAAAAAATTTTGGAATATTTGTATCAATTATTGGATATTTAG
- a CDS encoding type B 50S ribosomal protein L31 — MKKKIHPEDYRPVVFKDINNEKTFICRSTVKTKDFIKINGFSYPLYKMEISSYSHPFFTGEKRFLGKTGPAEKFKKKYEKYKKF, encoded by the coding sequence ATGAAAAAAAAAATACATCCGGAAGATTACAGACCTGTTGTTTTTAAAGATATTAATAATGAAAAAACTTTTATTTGCAGATCAACAGTAAAAACAAAAGATTTTATTAAAATAAACGGATTTAGTTATCCGTTGTATAAAATGGAAATATCTAGTTATTCACATCCATTTTTTACTGGAGAAAAAAGGTTTTTAGGAAAAACGGGCCCAGCAGAAAAATTTAAGAAGAAATATGAAAAATATAAAAAATTTTAG
- a CDS encoding 3-oxoacyl-ACP synthase III family protein, whose amino-acid sequence MIRSIITGTGHYLPKKVIKSDHFLKHKFYDKKGFIINKSNEEIINKFQKITEIEERRYIDKGLLNSDIATIAAKRALIDSKIYKEKIDYIISAHNYGDIHPISYQSNLMPSISSKVKNKLQIKNKKCRPYDMIFGCPGWIEGMILADQLLQSKCAKNILITSSETLSQVIDPHDRNAMIFSDGAGAAVLSAIEDFENEKNGIIHYDTQCNNNDELHYLKNGPSLNPNYKKSLVNIRMNGRRIYEYALTEVPNMLKNILDYADLHLKDIKKILIHQANAKMDYAILKRLLKLYNYTSLNDLSKIMPMTIKRFGNSSVATVPTLLDLILHRKMLPHEIKPGDTILMASLGAGMNINGMIYRFPTKKI is encoded by the coding sequence ATGATTCGATCAATCATTACAGGAACTGGACATTATTTACCTAAAAAAGTGATAAAAAGTGATCATTTTTTGAAACATAAATTTTACGATAAAAAAGGATTCATAATTAATAAATCGAATGAAGAAATTATTAATAAATTTCAAAAAATTACGGAAATAGAGGAAAGAAGGTATATTGATAAAGGATTATTAAATTCGGATATTGCTACGATTGCAGCAAAAAGAGCTTTAATTGATTCTAAAATTTATAAAGAAAAAATAGATTATATTATATCGGCTCATAATTACGGAGATATTCATCCTATTTCTTATCAATCTAACTTAATGCCATCTATATCTTCTAAAGTAAAGAATAAACTTCAAATTAAGAATAAGAAATGTAGACCGTATGATATGATATTTGGATGTCCAGGATGGATAGAAGGAATGATTCTTGCCGATCAACTTTTACAATCAAAATGCGCTAAGAATATATTAATTACTAGTTCAGAGACACTATCTCAAGTTATAGATCCACATGATAGAAATGCTATGATTTTTTCGGATGGTGCTGGTGCTGCTGTTTTATCGGCTATAGAAGATTTTGAAAATGAAAAAAATGGCATTATTCATTATGATACTCAATGTAATAATAATGATGAACTGCATTATTTAAAAAATGGTCCTTCTTTAAATCCAAATTATAAAAAATCTTTGGTTAATATTAGAATGAATGGAAGAAGAATTTATGAATACGCATTAACAGAAGTTCCAAATATGTTAAAAAATATTCTTGATTATGCAGATTTGCATTTGAAAGATATTAAAAAAATTCTCATTCATCAAGCAAATGCAAAAATGGATTATGCAATCTTAAAAAGATTGTTAAAATTATACAATTACACATCCCTTAATGATTTATCAAAAATAATGCCAATGACTATAAAAAGATTTGGAAATTCTTCTGTAGCTACAGTACCTACTTTATTAGATTTAATCCTTCATAGGAAAATGCTCCCTCATGAAATAAAACCTGGGGATACCATATTAATGGCTTCTTTGGGAGCTGGAATGAATATTAATGGAATGATTTATCGTTTTCCAACTAAAAAAATATAA
- the ubiE gene encoding bifunctional demethylmenaquinone methyltransferase/2-methoxy-6-polyprenyl-1,4-benzoquinol methylase UbiE, which yields MNKHSLKSIQEKEEEIKNMFDHISYKYDFINHILSFGIDFFWRKKIICLLDKFNKEFNKGKKIKSILDLATGTGDLAILLANKFDNASCIVGLDPSEKMLKKAEKKIKNNFLEKKIRLIKGYSQYIPFSNETFDAVTISFGIRNFQYIHLSLREIYRILKPLGILAILEFSKPSNYWINKIYYFYSHFIMNRIGNFLSNNHFAYNYLAKSIQSFFYCENKMNKLLSYHKFNTIYIKKLTFEIASVYLSKK from the coding sequence ATGAATAAACATTCTCTGAAGTCTATACAAGAAAAAGAAGAAGAAATAAAAAATATGTTCGATCATATTTCTTATAAATATGATTTTATTAATCATATATTATCTTTCGGAATAGATTTTTTTTGGAGAAAAAAAATAATTTGTTTATTAGATAAATTTAATAAAGAATTTAACAAAGGAAAAAAAATAAAAAGTATACTGGATCTAGCTACTGGGACAGGAGATTTAGCTATTTTATTGGCAAATAAATTTGATAATGCTTCTTGTATTGTAGGATTAGATCCATCTGAAAAAATGCTAAAAAAAGCAGAAAAAAAAATAAAAAATAATTTTTTAGAAAAAAAAATTAGACTAATTAAAGGTTATTCTCAATATATTCCATTTTCAAATGAAACTTTTGATGCTGTTACTATTTCTTTTGGAATAAGAAACTTTCAATATATTCATCTTTCTCTTAGAGAAATATATAGAATACTTAAACCTTTAGGAATTTTAGCAATTTTAGAATTTTCTAAGCCTTCCAATTATTGGATAAATAAAATTTATTATTTTTATTCTCATTTCATAATGAATAGAATAGGGAATTTTCTATCAAATAATCATTTTGCTTACAATTATTTAGCAAAGTCTATTCAATCATTTTTTTATTGTGAAAACAAAATGAATAAACTTTTAAGTTATCATAAATTTAACACGATTTATATAAAAAAATTAACATTTGAAATTGCTTCTGTTTATTTATCAAAAAAATAA
- a CDS encoding GH3 auxin-responsive promoter family protein — translation MIKYLSGYLTSTFLKKRIKDIEFFMRYPIEVQNQLINQLILYAKDTEFGKKYGFRDIKKYQQFSERIPICKYSDLESVIKRIRRGEKNILWPGKVKWFAKSSGTTSTKSKYIPVTNVSMSECHYKAGKDMLSIYIHNHPKTEIFFGKAVRLGGSHELYKNYNTFYGDLSSILIKNTPFWAEKICIPRKKTALMSEWETKLENIVIETGLKDVRILFGVCSWLLIFLKRLLKKFDKKKINEIWPNIEVIFHGGVSLKPYILQYQNLFEKSIHYYDVYSASEGFFAIQDQRKVEDLLLLLNHGIFYEFIPVEDIDKINPKIIPIDKVELKKNYALVVSTNSGLWRYIIGDTIKFSSISPYRISISGRTTHYINSFGEELIIENAEKALNATCKKTDSIIHEYTAGPIYIGEKNSGSHEWIIEFKKHPKNLYYFRDILDNELKSVNSDYEIKRYKNIVLGPPVIHVAKNGLFYNWLKKNKKLGGQNKIPRLSNDRKYLDSILEIEKKL, via the coding sequence ATGATAAAGTATTTATCTGGATATTTAACATCTACTTTTCTCAAAAAAAGAATTAAAGACATAGAATTTTTTATGCGTTATCCAATAGAAGTACAAAATCAATTGATTAATCAATTGATTTTGTACGCAAAAGATACTGAGTTTGGAAAAAAATACGGATTTCGTGACATAAAGAAATATCAACAATTCTCTGAAAGAATTCCTATATGTAAGTATTCAGATTTAGAATCTGTTATCAAAAGGATACGAAGAGGAGAAAAAAATATTTTATGGCCAGGAAAAGTTAAATGGTTTGCTAAATCTTCTGGAACTACAAGTACAAAAAGTAAATATATTCCTGTAACTAATGTATCTATGAGTGAATGTCATTACAAAGCAGGAAAAGACATGTTATCTATTTATATTCATAATCATCCAAAAACAGAAATATTTTTTGGGAAAGCTGTTCGTTTAGGAGGAAGCCATGAATTATATAAAAATTACAACACATTTTATGGAGATTTATCTTCTATTTTAATTAAAAACACACCTTTTTGGGCAGAAAAAATTTGTATTCCTAGAAAAAAAACAGCTTTAATGAGTGAATGGGAAACAAAATTAGAAAATATAGTAATAGAAACAGGATTGAAAGATGTTCGCATTTTGTTTGGTGTTTGTTCTTGGTTATTAATATTTTTGAAAAGATTACTAAAAAAATTCGATAAAAAAAAAATAAATGAAATATGGCCTAATATAGAAGTAATATTTCATGGAGGAGTAAGTTTGAAACCTTACATCCTTCAATATCAGAATCTATTTGAAAAGTCTATTCATTATTACGATGTATATAGTGCTTCAGAAGGATTCTTTGCTATACAAGATCAAAGAAAAGTTGAAGATCTTTTACTTTTATTAAATCATGGAATATTTTATGAATTTATTCCTGTAGAAGATATAGATAAAATAAATCCGAAAATTATACCCATTGATAAAGTAGAATTAAAGAAAAATTATGCTCTAGTTGTTTCAACAAATTCTGGGTTATGGAGATATATAATTGGAGATACTATAAAATTTAGTAGTATATCACCATATAGAATTTCGATTTCAGGAAGAACTACTCATTATATTAATTCTTTTGGAGAAGAATTAATTATTGAAAACGCAGAAAAAGCTTTAAATGCTACTTGTAAAAAAACAGATTCCATTATTCACGAATACACAGCAGGACCTATTTATATAGGAGAAAAAAATTCTGGTTCTCATGAATGGATTATAGAATTTAAGAAACATCCAAAAAATTTATATTATTTTAGAGATATTTTAGATAACGAATTAAAGTCTGTTAATTCAGATTATGAAATTAAACGATATAAGAATATCGTTCTTGGTCCTCCTGTTATACATGTAGCTAAAAATGGTTTGTTTTATAACTGGTTAAAAAAAAATAAAAAATTAGGTGGACAAAATAAAATTCCTCGTTTATCTAATGATAGAAAATATTTAGACTCCATTCTAGAAATAGAAAAGAAACTTTAA
- the rpsO gene encoding 30S ribosomal protein S15 — MTADKKREIFKTYGETSAYDTGSSKAQIALFTYRINHLSNHLKNNKKDFNTERALVKLVGKRKKLLKYIEKRDPNRYKNIIKHLGLRK, encoded by the coding sequence ATGACTGCAGATAAAAAAAGAGAAATATTTAAGACTTATGGAGAAACATCTGCTTACGATACAGGTTCTTCAAAAGCACAAATTGCCTTATTCACGTACAGAATTAATCATTTAAGCAATCATTTGAAAAATAACAAAAAAGATTTCAATACAGAAAGAGCTTTGGTAAAATTAGTAGGAAAAAGAAAAAAACTTTTAAAATATATAGAAAAACGTGATCCAAACAGGTACAAAAATATAATTAAACATTTAGGATTAAGAAAATAA